The genomic region AGCTGAATGATGTGCAGCAGCACGGTCTTGTGGGCTTTCGCAGCAGATTCTTTATTGGAGGAAAGGGACCTGGCTGTGATCAAAATGCTGACATAAGTGAAAAGGATaatcacagacactgacacaaaaTAGAAAACGTAAAAGCCCTGTAAAACATCTGCTTGCCATGGCTTCTTAAAAAGTCTTTCTCTTGTGCAGAATATTTGTGAAGATAGAAAGTTAGAGTCCAGCACTAATCCATATAGAAAGTCAATTATGAAGTTTATGGAACCAATAAACCAAATGGCTGCAATGGCGATATGAGTCCTTTTCTGAGTGGCTATTTCAGCATGTCTTAGAGGAAAGCGTATGGCCACATAACGCTCTAGTGACATCACAGCCAGGTTTAAAGGTGCGTTATTGAAAGTCGTAGATGACACAAAAACCAGAAAAGCACAAGCGACTGTAATTAATTTGAAGAAGGACAGACTGAAGATGTACAGCATGGAG from Hemibagrus wyckioides isolate EC202008001 linkage group LG18, SWU_Hwy_1.0, whole genome shotgun sequence harbors:
- the LOC131369330 gene encoding odorant receptor 131-2-like — translated: MAVTNDSTAEVLFIHQQMFQVALTEGPLSKVSVATIMSLFFTYLNAIMVYTLWSKPVFKETPRYILFTHMLLNDSIQLIVTSMLYIFSLSFFKLITVACAFLVFVSSTTFNNAPLNLAVMSLERYVAIRFPLRHAEIATQKRTHIAIAAIWFIGSINFIIDFLYGLVLDSNFLSSQIFCTRERLFKKPWQADVLQGFYVFYFVSVSVIILFTYVSILITARSLSSNKESAAKAHKTVLLHIIQLGLCLTSFLYSIIERAAAMASTSSILFMDLRYLNYLFVLILPRCLSPLIYGLRDDAVRPLFMYYFRCATGKHKPSVNVH